The following is a genomic window from Candidatus Moraniibacteriota bacterium.
TCGAAACAGAAACCGTCTCAACGCTTCGGGAGCGACTTATACAAGACGCTGACGATATGCGGAAGGCCAGCATGACCGGTCCGGTACCGTTTTCCGTAGTCGACAAAACCAACACACCAATCGCATTCTTCATTTTTGCCTCTATTTTCAATCTGGGACTTTCCGGCGACCTACTGAACAGTCTCGACAATAACTTCACTCTTTTCATATTCCTTGACAATAACGAACCGCGAATAGTTCTCTCCATCGCAACCAAGGATGTCGATGCCACCAGAAAATACCTCGCAGAATCAGAGAGAACGCTGCCGCTGAGCCTCAAGAACATTCTTTTAGTCGATACACCTCCGACCATACCAGCAGCAATATTCTCAACCACTGCCTACAAGGGGGTCACCATACAATACTTCAACCTTTCTTCAGAAACACCTCTGTCATTCGACTACGCCATCAATGAAAACACACTCGTACTTGGTACCAGTAAAAATTCTGAGCGCGCCGTACTCGATACGATCATAGATTCGAAGCAGTAGATGGTTGATTGCTGGCTTATGCAACAGAAAAAAAGAAATTCTTTTTTTCTTCGTTAAATTTTCAGCGAAGATATTCTTAAACGGCAAGAAAAATCCCGAGAAGAAAATTGCTTGTATACTCGCATTCTTCAAAAACATTTTCCCTGCGTTGACCCCACTCTTTTTTTCTGCTATACTTGGGATGTGATCGGTTGAAAAAGGAAGCGGTTCATTAAAAAAATAAAATATTCAGTTGACCCGTCCGGTGAAGTCCGCTCTTCTCGAATGGTAGCGGGGTTCCAATCGCAATTTCCCCCTATTTGCGATTGGAACCCCCCTACTGTTCCTCCTCTGAAAAATTTCAGAGGCTCTCCTTCATCCGACAAGGAGAAACCAAAAAAACAAAAACAAAATTTTCCTGTCGCACAAAAATAAAGACAGAAAAATAAAAAGAAAAAGCCAAACAACAGTTCTTTCAAAAAAGGAATCGAGTAAAGGATTCCAAAAAAACAGGCTACATGCCAAGGATACGGTACGGGCGACACTCAATCGGAAGAGTGTTACAACTTCATGCGTACAAATCACGCGAATTCTCAATGGATTACCGATGCCTCCTCACCCGTTGGCTACGTAACCGGAATACGCGTTGGCGCATGGCCGGGCGTCTCGCCAATTTATTTCATATTTGGGCGTCTGACGCCCGGCAACCAACTCTCATATTCGCAAAAAGAAGCACTTTAAAGCCCGAAAGGGTGTTTTTTGTTTGAAAAAATATCCCCATTGCTCTAGGATATTCAATATTCATAATCCCGCCTTTATAAACAGGATGCTGCCATTCTCTCTCTTACAGCCGTTTCGACACAAACGCAGCTCGCTCGGGAAAAGCGGGGAACGCACTGCCGCTCTCTATCTCAAAAACAAGGGGTTCAAAATTCTCGAGATGAATTACAGAAATCCGCGAGGGAAACAGCTGGGAGAAATAGATATCATAGCAAAAAAAGGGGATACAATTGTCTTTGTCGAGGTGAAGACACGAAAAGGAGAGATGGGAACAGTATTCCCGGAAGACAATCTCACGCCGGGAAAACTCCGAAAACTTGAGAAAATAGCAACATATTACTTGCAATCACGACATCTCCGGGACTCCTCCTACCACTTCGACGCCGTTACCATTCTCATTGATAAGACAGGATCAACCACTATTCGCCATTTTGAACACATCTTTGTTTGAAATTCGCAAGAATAAAAAACTGGACAACTGAACCCTGTCTCTCTATACTTGAAGAAGGGTTTTTGTTTTCAGTGTTCACACTTTGATCTTTGAATTTTTCCCCTATGACTCTTGATGCCGCAACACTCTCCGAACTCAAAGAAAAGCTCCTGACTGAAAAATCACGCCTCGAGGAAGCGCTCTCGAAGTTTGCCACCAAAACCGATGTTCCGGGTGAATACAAGACGCAGATGGAGGAAATTGGCACGGATATCGATGAGAACGCGACCGAAGTCGAGGGCTACGTAGATAACCTTGCTGTTGAGCAGGATCTCGAGCATGAATTGCAGGAAGTACTTGCAGCACTCGACCGTATGGAAAAAGGAAGCTACGGCATTTGCGAGAAAACGGGTCAAGAAATCAACATCGAACGGCTTCGGGCTTATCCAGCTGCAAGAACCGCGGTTCTCTCCTAGTTATCAACATGTTTCGCTGGCGATTTATTGTATTGAGCATTCTTTTTACTGTCTTCTTGTTTGGAGCACAGATTGGAAAGCGCTTCTTCTCTCAGGTTGTTTGCAATACGGGAATTGGGTTTGGTATCGGGGGAGGAGTGTGGCTGATAGCATTGTGGGTAGTTTTTGTAAGTGCTCTAGGATTTTTCGTGGTTCGTGAGCTTCAGGAAGAAAGAGCAAGTCGTTTTGTATACCTCGTCCCTGTTGGAGGAGGTTTTTTGTTGGGTGGCGCGATTTCAAATCTGCTTGATCGGCTTGTTTATGGATGCGTTGCCGACTATTTTCAGCCATTCCTCTGGTTTCCAGCGTTTAATATAGCAGATATCGGAGTGAGTATGGGGGCGGGGTTGCTAGTTTTGTATCTGTTTTTTACAGAGGCTACGGATAAATAAAACGGCATATTACAAAACAAAATTTGTAATATGCCGAAAAAACAGGGGGGATGCTATACTCGCAAGGACTCTGCACGTTCGTCTATGCTTTCTCCATTGGGAGTGACGGTGAACTGATAAATGGACCCGTCATACTGGTCGATTTTATATGTTCGAATCGGCTTGCCAAGGAGTCTGGCTATGGAGGTGAAAGCGACTGGAGTAAGTGGATAAGGATCAATATCTTCGTATCGGCGAGTTTCCCAAATCCATCGCTTCTGCCTGTTCAGTAAGGAATTGTGGTAGTAACTGAGCTGCCACCATTTTCTCTTTTTGACGATACCATCCGAAACAAGCTGGTTATAGACGGCTTGGGGGGTTATTCCGAGGGCTGAGAGGAGTCGCGTGAAGGGTATTGTCCCCACACTTTCGTCTCCAAGAGTCACTTTTTGCCATGAAGGGAAGTTAAAATTCTTTGCACTGATTCCTATTGCTGCATTGTTGTAAAATGCGCGAAGAATTTCGCTATCCAAGGGTTGGGGAACTTCAATCTCAGGCATCTTTCTCTCCTTTTAAGTTATTAAAACAACTACAATGATTTTGGACCGAAGTGAAAATAGTGTATTTCGAAATTAATTATTTGTCAAGTATCTGGTTGATACTTGTTGGTTTCCTGCTTGCGTTTTCGTTTCAACATGCGCTAGAGTAGAGAACTTACTGGAAATCCTATCTCATTCCTGACCCACTATGCCTGCCAAGATTTTCTCTGCCGCAACACTCGGACTCGAAAGTGAGCTCGTCGAAGTGGAAGTCGATGCCTTCAATACGGGTATGCATCACTTCACTGTCGTTGGACTTCCGGACACCACCATCAAGGAATCCCGCGATCGAGTGAGTTCTGCTCTCAAAAATAGCGGGTTTCTCCCGCCCCACCGATTCGGCCGCATCACCGTAAATCTCGCTCCTGCCGATCTGCCAAAAAATAGCCCGGTATACGACGTCCCGATGGCACTCGGCTTTCTCCTGGCAACCGAACAACTCTCCTTTGATTTCCACAACAAACTTTTCATCGGCGAGCTCTCCCTCGATGGAAAAGTCCGCCCCGTAAGCGGGGTTCTCCCCATCGCCCTCCTCGCCAAGAAGCTCGGCATACCGGAGCTCTACGTGCCCGAGAAAAACGCCGCCGAAGCCGCTATGGTGCGAGACCTCCACATTGTCCCCATCACGTCTCTTTTTGAAGTTGCGCAGCACCTCTCGGGCGCCAAGGTAATTGAATCCGTCCCCGATATCGACATGGAAACGCTCTTCAGAGAAGAGACTTTCCTCCTCGATATGAAAGATGTGCGCGGACAAGAACACGCCAAGCGCGCGCTCGAAATCGCCGCAGCGGGCGGCCATAACATCTTGATGAGCGGGCCTCCAGGAAGCGGCAAAACAATCCTCGCCAAGACACTTCCTTCGATTCTTCCAAAACTCGATTTCGAAGAAAGCATCGAGATCACCAAAATCTTCTCTATCGCCGGATTCCTCACACGAAACAGCACACTCGTCACGTCGCGGCCATTTCGTTCGCCGCATCACAGCGCGAGCGCCGTCTCGCTCGTGGGCGGAGGCTCCTTCCCTCGACCGGGAGAAATCAGCCTGGCTCACCGAGGCGTACTCTTCCTCGACGAATTCGGCGAATTTTCAAAAAATATTTTGGAAAACCTGCGCCAACCGCTCGAAGACGGACACATCACCGTTTCTCGCGCCAAAGGCTCCCTTCATTTTCCGGCGCGATTCATCCTCGTTGCCGCGATGAATCCGTGTCCGTGCGGCAATATGGGCGACCCCGACCGCCTCTGCTCCTGCTCGCCACGCGAGACGCTTCGCTATAAGACGCGCATTTCCGGTCCTATCATGGATCGCATCGACCTTCATATCGATGTCCCACGCATCCCGTTCGAAAAGCTCGAAGCGCCTGAAAATGCCGAATCAAGCCTCACTATCCGAGAACGCGTTGAAAAAGCCCGTGCTATACAACGCGAACGATTCGCTCAGAAAGGCATATTCACCAATGCCGAAATGGGATCCGCTCTCATTCGAGAAGCCTGCCCACTCGACAGCGCCTCCAAGAGTCTCTTGAAGCAAGCTGTTTCCACCATGCGCCTCTCCGCCCGCGCCTACTACCGCCTCATCAAGCTCGCCCGAACCATCGCCGACCTCGAAGCCGCCGACCATATCCTCCCCAAACACCTCGCCGAAGCAATACAGTATCGGTTTAAAACGGAGTAGAGAAACATGAGTTTTCCGTTTCTGATAATTTGAAAAGCCTCGAGAAACCATTATGGTCTTCGAGGCTTTTTATATTCACACGTTAAGTTAAGTAGGCAGGTTGGACGTTTAAGCCAAAGGTTCTAGTCCTGAACCGTTGCAATGTTCGCAGATGGATTCGACGTTCATGAATCCCGCCTTGACAATGATAGTTCCTTTTCCTTTACATTCCTTGCAACCATTTGGGCTATTAATTAGCCCTGTACCAGCACAATCTTCGCAATCCACTTGAACGCGAAAAGCTCCACGCGTAGCAATGACAGAACCGCTTCCATTGCAACTCGGGCAACGATCGCCAATTAACTCCGGGTGATTTCTCATCTCTTCACTCCTCATCTTTCAATGTTCGGGGTATGCGACCGCACACCCAATGGACAAACACTGAATCCGAGGAGCGAAGCTGCACATTGGTAAAGAACATTGGAGTATACCGTAAAATTAACTATTTGTCAATATCGTTCGTCAAAAGAGGGTATTTCCTGATTTTTTTGGAATTTTCTGCTTTATCCTCGCATTTTCTCATATTTTCTTGTGTCAAAAACGTTTTCACAGCCATAAACCCCCTCCAAAAAGAGAATGGGAAAGCGTTTCAGACTTGCATTTTTGGTATTGCTACTTTATAAGAGATACTCTCCAAAAATCATTTTAGTTTTTTGTAACGATGAGCTTTGTGGAACCTGGATTCCCGTCTTCACGGGAATGACAGAAAACTAAAATCTCTCCGAAGTTAGCAATACCAAATTTTTCAAACGAATTGACGCCGTTCCATGTCACGAGGCACAATGGGGAAGTGGCACGAATTTCCCCACAACTCGTTGTGCAATCCTTGTTTGGCGCCATGGGGATTGGCGGAGCGATGCTTTTCTTTTTTCCTCAAAGCAAAGCAATAGAAACTACGACAAAACCGCAAAGTATTCCAATTTCTCTCTCGATTGACAGTCTCACTCTCCCGGAAAGAGCCCTTCCGAATGAAACGGTGGAAAAGTTCCTTGAACGCCTCAGTATTTCACATACCAAAGATGATACACTAACTCCAAACCCGGAAACCGTTCTCAGTGCAAATACCACTGTCACCATTGAAACCGCCAAACACTATTCAATAACAACCAAAACAGGAAAGAAGGAAGGTGTCACAACACTTCATACCGTAGAGCAACTCCTCAATGAGCAGAGAGTTTCACTTGGCAAAAACGATCTTGTCACCCCAGAGCCAGAGAAAGCGCTCACGGATGGCATAAAGATTTCCGTTATCAAAGTGGACATTCGAGAGGAAATCCTAAAGAAGCCGCTCCCGTTTGAAACCAAAGAGACTGAGGATTCGACCCTCTCATGGAGGAAGCGCCTCATAACACAAAAAGGCGATAAAGGTATTCGAGAGCTCACGTATGAAGTCATCTCCCATGACGGCAAAGAAATAAAAAGAACACTCAAGGAAAGTACGGTAACCAAAGAGCCCGTCACTGAAATAGCCACTCAAGGCACCAAAGTCGAAGTCGGGAAAAGCCACGCCGGGCTCGGATCATGGTATAGTTTCACCGGAACACTTTCAGCCGCGAACCCTTGGCTTCCTCTCGGAAGTTATGTGCGCGTCACCAATACCGACAATGGGAAATCCGTTATTGTCCGCATCAATGACCGCGGTCCATTCGGGAAAAACCGCATTATCGATCTCGACAAAGTCGCTTTCAAAGAAATCGCCTCGCTCGGCGCCGGAATCATCCCCGTCAAAGTGGAAGAAATAACAAACTGAAGGACCAAATTCAAAAATTTCCCCTATGCTTCCCAAAAAATCATTGAGTCAAAACTTCCTTCGAGATGCGGATATTCTCCGAAATATCGCAGATGAAGCCGATTCTTCCGATATCATCGTTGAAATCGGCGCCGGAGAAGGCGCGCTTACGGACACATTGGCACAAAAGGCAAAAAAAGTCGTCGCTCTGGAATTTGATCGAGATCTTATCCCGGGACTCCTCAATCGCTTCCCCCTTTCTTCGAATGTTTCCGTTGTCGAAACAAACATTCTTCGCACGGATATTCCGGAAACTCTGAGGAAACACGGGTGGCGAGATGAGCCATACGCTCTCTTTGGAAATATTCCCTATGCGATTACCGGGAAAATCATTCGTCTGCTCGTCTCACTCGATCCGGCGCCACGCACCATCGTCCTCATGGTACAGCGAGAAGTCGCGGAGCGAATCGTCATAAAGAATGGGAAACAAAGCCTCCTTTCACTCGCAGTCGCCCTCTTTGGCACGCCGGAAATATTGTTTCTCGTACCAAAAGAGGCGTTCTTCCCAGCGCCACGCGTTGAAAGCGCGGTTCTACGAATCACACCGGATCCCAATCGCCTCCCCATCGACAAACGCGAAAGTATTCTCCGTCTCGCCAAGATCGGCTTTGCCTCCAAACGAAAAACACTCATGAACAACTTCGCCGCGCACCGAGAACACCCGAGAGAAATAATAGAAAAGATCCTCAAAATCATCGGAAAACCCTTAAATGCCCGCGCCGAAGAACTGTCGAAAGAAGCGTGGACAAGACTTCAAGAGACTATCTGTAGGGTCGATAAATCTTGACAAATATTATAGAGACGCACTACACTGCAATGTCCTTTAACAAACAAGGGTATCTTTACTCCTCACTTCCAACATTTGTCCGCAGAACCCGCAGTCGCGAGTTCCGAATGTTGAAACATGAGGAGTAAGGCCGTGCAAAGCAAAGAACAAACTGCCGAAGAAAGACGGAAGGAAATTGTTGGTTGCCTCATAGAAGGTATCAACCTCTTAACACCTGGAGGAGCAAAAGCAGCTATCGAAATGGTTATTCAGCATGACGGATGGCAACAAGCGTTTTTTGAGCAAGAAAAGATTCAGAAATGCTCAACGCGTGAGGCTGTCGAATTAGCATTAGCTGTTCGTGCCCACTTTTGGGCAGAGTACTACTCCAACTTTAGGAATAAAGTCATCGCCCTAGCATTAAAAAAGTTGGAAGAATATCAAGAAGGAACCTGCCCCGAACCCTCAGAAAATCTCCTTGTGGAAATAGTTATGAAATTTCATGGAAGATCAGGAGCTGACCATTTTGCAGAAATCGCAGAAAAGCTCCTTCTCAATTTGATAAGAAAAAGAAGGGGCGCGCCTTCGCACTAAAAGTTTTCCACAACGAAAACACCGTGAAGGAAAACGAACCCCAATATCCACCAAAAGACTGACCGGTAGGTAATACTGCCGGTTTTTTGTTTCATGGCGAGAACCACCCAAAAAGACGCTCCACCAAAAAGAAGTGCCGGAAGAAACAAAGATGGTATGCGAAACACAAACACACTCGCTATAAAAGACAGGAAAATTCCGGAACCAATTAAAAGTTTTGCTCGACGAACCCCAAAAAGCACGGGAATAGTCCATACGCGATACTTTCCATCGCCGAAGATATCCTTGAAGTCTTTGAGTGGAAGCGACACCGTATACGCAAAGAGAAAGAGCCAGACAAATGAAGTCGGAAGACGAGCAATAGTCCCATCCGGAGAGAAAAGTAAAAATCCCAGAAAGAGGACTGTCAGACTCGCAACCGCGCTCACAAACGAGGCAAGTATCGGGAACCGCTTGAGCCGAAAGGGCGGCGCAGAATAGACCCAAGCGATCACCTGATACAAAAGAAGTAGTAAGGCACTCTTCACACTAACCATGGCCAACAGAAAAATCGATGCCACAAAGAAGCTCACACCGATAAACCCGTAGAGCTCTCGCGATATATCGCCAGCAACTAATGGCCGGGAGCGATTGGTTCTCTGGTCTATTTCTTCATCAAAAAAGTCATTGACGACAACCGAAGCAAGCCATGCCAACACCACGCCGACAACCACCAAGAGAAGCGCGAGCGCATCGAAAAACCCAAGAGCTGTGAACATAGCAGGCGAAGTCGCTAAAACCATCGAGAGACCGATACCCGTACAAAGAAGTCCGCTATGATACACCACTTGCGGCAGTCGAGCATTGCGAAAGAGCGCGAGAAATATCTTCCTGTGCGATAGAAATAGCCAAAACCCGAAAACAACCGGGAAGAGTCCGCCATACAACAGGCTCATTTTTACATTCAATACCGACCGGGGATCCGTAATTGTGTGTGAGAAAAGCGAAAGTGGCGATAAAAAAATCGCCGCTACATCGGGAGAACGGAGCGCCCATTGTCCCCGAGCAATGCCATCAATGAGAATCGCCGCCCATGAAGGAAACGTACCGAGAAAGAAAAGGAGAGTGTACGCAGAAAGTGCTGAGAGGAGCGATCTCACAGCCCGACGCGTCTTCCAGAGCACATACAGTCCAAAACCTACCGACACGAACGCGACTTCAACACGAACGCCATACGTAATTCCCATGTCCGGACGATCTCCGAAAAAAGTGAGGTATCGCTCAACAAGGCCGGAAAATCCATCGAAGATGTAAAAACTCCACAATCCCGTCCCGTCAGAAATAACAAAATCGATAATCGGCGGCGCAAGGATGATCAGAAATCCGAAGAGGAGTATATTCGATGCCATTCGCAGAGAAATACGTGCAAAATACCGGACTATCGGGAGAAATAGAAGGAATGAGAGGAGAAAAAACAGAACATTGTGTGTCCATTCAGAAAAAAGAAACCCGGCAGGAAGACTCTCAAAACCGAAAAGCCACGACTCTACCAAGAGTCGAAGGGTGATAAGACTGAAAAAAGCGGCCAGCCACAAGCCAAGATTCGTCTTGGATTCCTCAATCGCCAAAAGAAGCATTCTCAAGTATTTCATACGCGAAGCATACCAAACCGAAAGCCTCTCGCGCAATTTCCGGCAACCGTGATAGAGTGAATCCATGACTTCACTCAACACCTCCCTCAACCCGGAACAGCGCCGCGCCGTCGAAACCACCGAAGGCCCGGTACTCATCGTCGCCGGAGCCGGAAGCGGAAAAACAAAAACACTTACCCATCGCACAGCTCATCTCATCCTGGAAAAAGGAGTGGGGGCGCAGCACATCCTTGCCGTTACCTTCACCAACAAAGCCGCCGAAGAAATGCGTGAACGCGTACGATCGTTGCTCTCGACAGCGAAACATTCATCATCAAGAGGAAGCGGAGATGAAACCGCTCATCACACTGGTTTGCCGCATATCGGCACGTTTCACAGTATCTGTTCGCGAATTCTCCGCAAGGAAATTTCCGCCCTCGGGTATAAAAATACATTTACTATCCTCGACAGCGACGACCAACTCTCTCTCATGAAGCGCGTCATGAAAACGCTCGAGATCGACCCAAAGAATATCCATCCGCGCGCATTGCTCGATGCCATCTCCCGAGCAAAAAACCAACTTCTCGACGAGCTCACCTTCGAATCCCAGGCCGGAAGTTATTACGAGGAACTGGTCGCCAAAGCCTACCGGCGATATCAAGAAGAGCTCCGCGGCAACCATACGCTCGACTTCGACGATCTGGTACGCCTCACCATACATTTGTTCCACACGCATCCGGAGACACTTGAACACTACCGACGCCTCTTCCGGTACATCATGGTGGACGAATATCAAGACACCAATCACTCGCAATACACGCTGATTCATCTCCTCGCTGAAAAACATCGCAATCTCTTTGCAATTGGAGACGACTACCAATCCATATATGGCTGGCGTCAAGCGGATATCCGAAATATTCTCAATTTCGAAAAAGATTACCCCGAAGCCGCTATTATTACCCTCGATCAAAACTACCGCTCCACACAGACCATACTCGACGCTGCCGGAAGCATCATAGCCAAAAATCCCAACCAACGTCACAAAAAACTCTGGACATCTCAAAAGGGCGGCGACAATATCGTCCTTTTCGAAGCCGAAGACGAACGCAATGAAGCGGAGTATGTCATCCAAACCATACGGTCAATCATCAAAGGCACAAACAAGTCGGAACGTAGATTCTCGGAATGCGCTATCCTCTATCGAACCAACGCGCAATCACGCGCAATCGAAGAAGCATGCCTCAACCATTCCATTCCCTATCGCATCATCGGCGGACTCAAGTTCTATGGTAGAAAAGAAGTAAAAGACGCCATTGCCTACCTCCGACTCATCTCGAATCCCTGGGACACGATTTCACTCGCACGAATCGCCAATGAGCCGCCGCGCGGAATCGGCAAAAAAACACTCGAATCATGGCTAACATCAGCCAAAGAGTCGAAAACAGACCCCGTAACGCTGGCACGAGAAAATGATGGGAAACAGCTCAGTATAGCCACTTCCAAACAAAAATCCGCCGCACAGCTTGCCAACATCCTGCACGAAAACACTCAAAAACTTCCTGAAAACAGCTCTCTCTCCGCATTTCTCAAAGAACTTCTCGAAAGTGTTGGATACATTGCATCGCTGGAAGACGGCACAGAAGAAGGGGCGGCTCGATTAGAAAATGTCCGAGAACTTTTCTCGGTCGCAAAAAAATACGACGGAACGCCTCTGGAAAGAGCTGTCTCATCTTTTCTGGAAGAAATAGCACTCGTCTCCGACACAGATGCCATTGACGGCAATGAAAACGCCGTCCAGCTCATGACCGTCCACAGCGCCAAGGGGCTTGAATTTCCCTTTGTATTCCTCGTCGGACTCGAAGAGGGCATTTTTCCACACTCAAGAAGCGCCCTCTCGCCAGCCGAACTCGAGGAAGAGCGTCGCCTCATGTATGTGGGCCTCACACGAGCCAAAGAAAAAGCGTGGCTCATATCCGCCGAAACCCGCATGATATTCGGCTCGACACAGATGAACGCTCCCTCACGATTCATTAGTGAAATCCCAGAAAATCTTATCGAAACGGAAGAGCGGGTCAAGGAATTTACAAGGAGCGCATATGGAAAGATGCCGATACCAACATCAAACACATCTCATCGAACGGATTCCGAAAAACCCCGCAATAAAACAACACCTGAAACCCTCCGTCCGGGAGACTCCATCACGCACCCAACATTCGGCAATGGTATCGTCATAAAAATAGAAGGAACGCTTGCTACTATAGCTTTCCGCACCAAGGGTATCAAAAAACTCGCCCTCGGAATCGCGCCAATTGAAAAGATATAACTTGCAACGAGCACTTACTTCGAAATTTCCCGCCCTTTTCCATGGAATTTCTCATGCACTTCACGAAGTCCCTCATCGGTAACGTGCGTATAAATTTGCGTCGTCGTAATGGACGAATGCCCAAGAAGCGCTTGGACACTTCGAATATCCGCTCCGTTCCGCAAAAGATCCGTGGCAAAACTGTGTCGTAACGTATGCGGGTGCACCTCTTTAGTAAGACCCGCTTTAGCCGCGAGTCGTGCCACGATCCGCTCAACCGTACGAACCGTAATGCGCGAATCCTCGGCCGTATTCTTGGCAAATCCGTGTTTCGTGGAGACGAAGAGTGCCGGGTCGGCATCCTTGCGAGCATCCAGATATATTTGCAGCGCTCGCCGAGCGCGGTCCGACACAAACACCATACGAAGCTTTCCACCCTTTCCGCGAACACTCAACTCTCCCGCATCGAGATTTACCATCTCGCGATCAAGTGAAACCAATTCCGAAACACGCAAACCCGAAGAAAACAAGAATTCCAAAAGAGCGCGATCTCGGCGCGCGGTTTCACTCATGCCGCTCGCCGCCAGACACATCCGCTCAAACTCCTCCAGCTCCAAAAAATCCACCTGGCGTTCCGGAACCTTGGCCGTTTCCACACGTTCCGGAGGCGCTGAGACAACACCTTCCTTTGCCAGATACCGAAGAAATCCACGCAAAACAACAATATGGTAGTTTTGTGTTGTTTTTTTGAGTTCTCCGCCGTGGACATTTTGCCTCCGATTCAAAAACAACCGATATTTTCGTATACTGTCAAGCGTGATATCCTTTGGTTCTCGCACGCTTCTCCATGAAAAAAAACTCCTAAGTACGCGATCATAGCTTTCTATTGTTTTCGGCGACCGACCCCGCTCAATTTCCATATATTCGAGAAACTTTGTCACCAAACTCGATACATCCGGCATACGCGCATACTGAAGATAAATACACTAAACCCCTTCAGTATACCACAGAGGAAATAATTAAATTTTGGCTTAAATAAGCTAAACTAAAGAAAAATAATCCAAAAATCCATTGACAAGAGATGCGCCTCTTACTATACTCAACCTTGCGTAAAAATCTTCGGTTTCGGCTCTGATGGGGCGCTTCTTTTTACTAAGCACCCCTAGGATGCGGAAGCAATTGAAAGGACTTGCGTATCTCTACGCGCATTTTCAGGGGGTTATTTCGTATTTTCCGTGAGGGGCAGGAACTGCTTCACAAAGGAAATACTCACATTCACCGATTGCAAAGAAAGGGTGTTGTTTATCTCAAACAACACAAGACCGTTCGGATTCTCCACCTATTTCGCCAGTATTCCGCACTCACCGTCGTTGTGTCGAGTGCTTTTCTCGTTACCGGAACCAACATTGCGACTCATGAGCGCCCCGGAAGCGCCCTTTCCGGCTACTT
Proteins encoded in this region:
- a CDS encoding UvrD-helicase domain-containing protein; this encodes MTSLNTSLNPEQRRAVETTEGPVLIVAGAGSGKTKTLTHRTAHLILEKGVGAQHILAVTFTNKAAEEMRERVRSLLSTAKHSSSRGSGDETAHHTGLPHIGTFHSICSRILRKEISALGYKNTFTILDSDDQLSLMKRVMKTLEIDPKNIHPRALLDAISRAKNQLLDELTFESQAGSYYEELVAKAYRRYQEELRGNHTLDFDDLVRLTIHLFHTHPETLEHYRRLFRYIMVDEYQDTNHSQYTLIHLLAEKHRNLFAIGDDYQSIYGWRQADIRNILNFEKDYPEAAIITLDQNYRSTQTILDAAGSIIAKNPNQRHKKLWTSQKGGDNIVLFEAEDERNEAEYVIQTIRSIIKGTNKSERRFSECAILYRTNAQSRAIEEACLNHSIPYRIIGGLKFYGRKEVKDAIAYLRLISNPWDTISLARIANEPPRGIGKKTLESWLTSAKESKTDPVTLARENDGKQLSIATSKQKSAAQLANILHENTQKLPENSSLSAFLKELLESVGYIASLEDGTEEGAARLENVRELFSVAKKYDGTPLERAVSSFLEEIALVSDTDAIDGNENAVQLMTVHSAKGLEFPFVFLVGLEEGIFPHSRSALSPAELEEERRLMYVGLTRAKEKAWLISAETRMIFGSTQMNAPSRFISEIPENLIETEERVKEFTRSAYGKMPIPTSNTSHRTDSEKPRNKTTPETLRPGDSITHPTFGNGIVIKIEGTLATIAFRTKGIKKLALGIAPIEKI
- a CDS encoding tyrosine-type recombinase/integrase, producing MPDVSSLVTKFLEYMEIERGRSPKTIESYDRVLRSFFSWRSVREPKDITLDSIRKYRLFLNRRQNVHGGELKKTTQNYHIVVLRGFLRYLAKEGVVSAPPERVETAKVPERQVDFLELEEFERMCLAASGMSETARRDRALLEFLFSSGLRVSELVSLDREMVNLDAGELSVRGKGGKLRMVFVSDRARRALQIYLDARKDADPALFVSTKHGFAKNTAEDSRITVRTVERIVARLAAKAGLTKEVHPHTLRHSFATDLLRNGADIRSVQALLGHSSITTTQIYTHVTDEGLREVHEKFHGKGREISK